The genomic DNA TggtaataaataaaagtgacttGGGCGGTTATTCAATGAGTGGAACAAATGAATAGGCCTAAAATCCAACATCATAACGATTAATTTGTTCCTCCTTCATGCAACAAACAAATTACTACATTCACTAGTCTGCTGCAGCATCAACTGGCAACAGGAGCTTCCCACACAACAGCACACAAAGCAGGAGACGGTGAAGCTTGTAACTGTGGTGTAGTGAAAACAAGCTGAGGGGTGCCTGTTCTCTGCTGACATACCTTTGATCTCTTTGGTGAACTTGACCCTGTGGGAGTCAGTGAGCGGGCGGGGCTGCTCATCAATGTTGTGAATGTCCAGGACCTCGCACATGAACTGAATGACTGGCTGGGCTTTATAAAAGGCTGTGGCTGACactgaaaacagaagaaataatAACACACCATATCTTACGAATGGAAACGGCTAACCTGGCTCTTATATGCTTGCTATACAAACATATGAATGGTATAGATCTTACAATTAGCtaatttcccaaaaatgttgtgccttttcttttaaatgtccaGAGTTTTCAAAACACTAATTCACCATCAATGTTGAGCATCATTTTCCACATGGCTGGCCGTACGGACTGATGGAAACCGAACCaaacctctctccctccacctagTGGGTGGTCGTAGCCCtctggggaggagaagaaagatcGTCCCACAGGTGTGTACCTggtgaggacagagaggacacatagggaacaaaaaaagattagcagagcacaaaaaataaataaaactctcCCCGGACTAGGAGTTGTGTTCCCTGTGAGGTTCACTGGAGGCAGCATAACACAACCGCTGCCCGGGTTACTGGTGTGAGGACCACAGGAGGCTGAGAAGCCGTTTTGATCACGTTCCTGAAAACTGCTTTGGTTAATGAATTCACCAAATGACACATCCCCCTAGGTAGAttacatatacagtagatgTTTGAATCCATTGTTCCAAGTTGTATATTCAAATCAAACttgaatcatttaaaataaaaaaagatatgtcCATCTGTTGTATTGTCAGGTACATATTACACCAAATTACTCCTGTTACAGTATGTGACAATGTTGTGGTTGAAATCCTGCATAATAAATTAAGGCAGCTATACAATAGCTCCAGGATGCAGGTAACTTCGGGTCATATTTCATGACCAGAGAACTAACCGACAAGAAATTCTGCTCTCAACCGGAAATTATAACATGGTTAAACTGCAGCATATAGAACAGGCATTGATCTTCATTTTGCAGCAAAGAATTATACCAAATTTTAAAATCTTAGAAATAGCATTTATCCCAAATATTTAGCCACACTGATCTTCTCAAATGATTGATAGATGATGAATCACTTCTATTTTTAGATATTCCTTAGATGTGGAAAACAAATCTTTGCAGATACCCAAGTGAGGGGAACTCACTTCATGGAGGGGAGGTGTCGCAAGACGACGTCAACGGCGTGAACGGGATTAGTGCTGATGGGTTTCTCCAGGTCCACGGGTTCGGCGACAGCGCGCCCTGTCAAGACCTCGTGCAGCATGTGCCAGCTGACCAGCGACACAAATTTGATGCTGACTTTAAACGGGCGGTCCTTCCCACCTTCACCCGGAAGGGTGACATCCAGATCCACCTAAAGAGGAAAACACGGGATCTTTCTACTTATGGATTTTTATAACAAAGCATGAGCCCCTGTTAGACATATATTTAGCTTTTGTATAGCCTTGCTCTTttgtttaaatcttttttcagGAGGgttacacagacacaacacacttGTGACCTTTATCAAGCTAAACAGTGATTGTTGCGGCCCTTACCCCACTGGTGGCGACAGGAAGTGGGGTAGCAGTGTAGAGGCTTCTCTTCCCATCGTAAACTGGCAGCCGGTCACCGAAGATGGTCACCTTGAAATGCTGAACCATGGAGTCCACCACCTCCCTAAAAAAGACAACCATGACACAGAGTCAGACATCAAATTATTACCAAAAGACAAGAGAACCGTAAGACAGATTAATAACCAGTTagccaaaataaatataagagaATGAAGTATCTGCGATATCAAAGTTTCACTGTCCAACTCTCAGTCCCAGTTCTGCTTAATTAAGTTTCAGGCTTTGCTGATACCTGTTGACTCTGCGCGGACATTTGTCAGGTTTGATGTCCACTTCATACAGGTAGACGTCAATTTTGGGGATTTCCACTTGGAAGCAGTTGGCCAGAAGCTTGATGGGCTTCCCAACGGTGCCATAGCCAGGTCGCCGTGGCAACGCAAACAGGGCTTGGGCTTCAACGGCTCCTACAACAgaacaagagggaaaaaagcaaacaacaattATTCACAGCAAACACTCCTCTCTCTATAAATTATAAAACTATTGTATTGGCGACAATAAAGTATACTTACAGTGTTCATCTTATGCTGCTATATTCAAGATTATTTAGGTaataaatatgatcaatatTTAATACGTGAAGGGAGTGGGTGGCTCACAGTAAAAACCCTGTCATCACAAAACTTTGCAGTTCCCCAGTGTTTTAGCATCCATTAAGCcatcattttggttttggagTCAGCAACTTCACTATTTTTGTTGGTGTCTTAGCACTTTGTCACCAGCACTGACGCCAAAGTTTTCAGTAAAATAAATCAACTATACATCCACTCCCTTAAAACTGAACAGACAAAAATGAACAACTATCTGGAACATTTAGCAGCTTAAGAGTCACGTGCTTCCTTTTgaagttggtagagaccaaaaacagtgctaaaagtgagaaaaaaatggaaagtcaACTTTGTAAGGTCAGTATATGTTTGAAGTTAATTGCGCTGCCCCCAAGTGGGCAAACAGGGGAATTTCGAAAAATCTGATTCGATATTTATTTGAAGAAGACGGTTTATGTCAGTTTATATTTGTATTGCAATTATTTTGTCTGAATTTGCAAGGTCGCCTTGATGGTCTTGTAACGTTGCACCCCGCCCTACAAAATTCAGCCTTTTATCAATGAGCCCTCCTACCATCAGCACTAATTTTAATTCTGGACCACTCATCCACCATTCAGTTTCCCATTACAGCTGAAACAAAGCCCAAACCAGTATTCACGAATGTGACGATGAACCCTTTCAAACAAACTAGGagttttgaaatgaagaaaaaactgtaGGAAGGAAGTGGTTAGTGAGGAGGAAAGAGCAGATGGAGGCTGCTGGGACGGAAGATGGTCGGGGACGTCTAAGATTCATAAACTGATCAAACtgatgacagaaacaaaaggagTCAACGTCGTTCGCCCCCCACCCACCCGAGCCAATCTGATAatgactgtataaaaaaaagttgtggagTTGggtgacattttgaataaaGACCAGCACGGCAGTCGCAGATTTCTCTGACTGACATGGCCTTTGCCAGACGGGAAGAGAAGTAGGCGGGTGACACACCACGACAATTTGACACCAATTTTCATGAATGCCAAACTGGAAAGTacttagtgaaaaaaaaaaaattacatcacacaaccacacaattTCCACAAATGTGACTCAgaggatccacacacacaatggccaACACGACATAAAGTCTGCGCGTACAAACAGAGCTCAAGCTCTTAAAATAGCAAAAGAAAGTGTGCTGTATTGTAATCATgagaagaaagtgaaagtgtAACAGTAATGATGAATGTGGCCGTGAAAGAAGTGCGACAGAGCAGCTGTgggtggacaatattaaaactGTTTCAGCTTGTTACACGGAGCTCCTGTCAGAGTCAAGGGTTGACCCTGAACCTGCCCCaagtcattcagaaaaaaaaccctgcacttTCTGCTGATCAGTCCCCAGCTCACCCTCTCCCCTGTGCTGTTCCTATGGCGATGGCTCTCGTGTTGCTACGGTTTCTCCATGGCAACTAAAGGCATgccagagggaggaagaaaaaacaggtgCACACAGATTTGTCTCATTTATTCCCAAGCTACGgtgacaaaaaaactttttcaataaaaaaagtgtttctaaAAGAAATGACTATTGATAGCGAATTCAACTGGGAACAGAGCAGATTGCAGCTTCTGCACCAGCTGTAAACCACACGCATGCACCTCACAACCAGTGGGAGcccacacacagctgacatTTAATCCACACACTGGCATCACTGTACAGTACTCACAACATTTGacaaatgtcacaaatatttGATGTTATTTATTTCACAAGGCGATATTCCTAGAATAATAACATATCCAGAACTATTATTGCTCGTTTCATAAAGTTGAGAGACTAATTTATCAGGAActaataataattgataattattaagctatttttcaatttaaaaaaaaacaaaaaaacttttaagcTTCTAGCCTCCCAACTCTGAGAagacattgatttattctgtttcacATAATTAAAGATTTagtttatattttagtttttgatCATGTAAAAAGGTGTTTAGTAGTTAAAATTTGTTTTACCAGCTCGTGGACATCgactaattaattaataaattagtcaaaaaataataataaataattgacagatttatCACTAATGGTAGCATTTGTCATGGGCCTTAAACTAGACgcagaaaaaatgtttcagatctTACGAATGAATGACAAGTGGGTGAGGAATGAATGGGTCAGTTTCTGTGAATCAGTTTGGCCCCGTTCTGTCCTCACAGTCCACCACTGACCCCAACAACAAATTGTCACCCCTTGCCAACAAAGTCAATCGACTTATGTCCTGTCATGCTCTATTGATTTGTAATTAACTCAGGCCAGCAGTTAACTGAACACTGTTCAACAGTTGAAGTCACCATGGCAGCAGCTGGCGTGGAAGGCCGCCCTTCAAACggatatgtacacacacacacccacctccCTGAAAGTGAGCCAGCCACTCATAGGCTTCAGGCACACCTGACGGGATCACCACCTGCCTATGACAGATGACAAAGAGTGACGTAGATAATAAATGGAACCGGTGAGACTGGTTTGAAGCATGCACACACTCGGGCACTAAATTGACCGGCAAAATCCAGCTGAGGAACAGTTTGTCGGAGCAGGACATGGGTGTTTGAATTGAGTTTTCACACTACACAGCTTCTTTTGCGTCAGAGCCTGTGATAACCTGGCAACTTCTTCACCACTATGACGTCATCTAACGCTCagctgtcagtttattaggtacaccctGGTGCATTCGAATGCATCAGTCCTGCAATTAACTAACAGGTGTTCATTTGAGGTATGATCATTTTGGAGCATCTAGCTCGCGGTGCCGATGAACAATATTGCATCATACAGAGAAGTGGTTCTGTTtcagccccccaccccatcGATATGTACAAATatgactgtaaaaataaaagaattcaccggtacacttaaagtgcaataacaaactgttGCTCCTGCTCTGTATGTTGTATTTATCGCTTCTGTTATAATTTGTGCATATGCCtatggcttttttaaaatttctttctatattcttcagTCCACTTTGttgctgtaatgcccaaatgtccccattgtgggacggaTAAAGGACAAATCTTCGCTTATCTCATCTTGTGAAcggtgtggacaaaataataccGATGTCCCTGCAAAGCACCGGGAAGTGCAGCCTCAAAACAGGAGCACAAAGTTGAAAGCAGCACCCCTCTGACACACGAACTCCACGTGaatggaggaggcttttattTGCAGGTCTGTTTAGCTGAAGCTACAGATGTAGCAGGGTAGTTTCAGGGAACACACTCGCAGCTCCCATATGTggctcagacacacactctgtgtgtgtgtgtgtgtgtgtgtgtgtgtgtgtgtgtgtatgtgtgtgtgtgtgtgtgtgtgtgtgtgcgtgcgcgcgcgcccCGTCTGAAAATAACCCCCGCGCCGCACCTGAGCACCAAATCAGCGGTAGTTACGCGCGTGGCCGTTAGTCTGGGGGATCCCACCTGTTGTTCCGATTTCCATTCATGAGGTCTCTGTCCGGATGACCCGGCACCCGGCGATTAAATTCCGCCTCTGCGTGGATTTCAAACCTCCCCTCGAGTTTCCAGTGGCCGACACCGCCGCTCCCCCTGCGCGGCTCCTCCGGCTTCCGTAGAGGCGGAAGATGTGCACCCGGGCCGCTTCGGGGTCCCCTCGGCTGGAaagtcgctctctctctctctctctccgcccccccgcccccccgcaaCTGACAAGCAGCTCGAAGTTGAAAAAACAgcgtcgtcgtcgccgccgtCCGTCGCAGTTCCTCTCCGTGTCgctaaaagaagaaggagacgaagGGTGTTAGAAAATGTTTAGCGGCAGTTTGGACACGGTGTCGGGGGGAAATGTCGCCTGGGTAAGCTAGCAGCGTCAGTTAGCTTTAGCCGAGCTAAACTAGCTAATTAACTAGCAACGCGAACCGCAAAGACCGACGTGAACAGTTTTACCTGGCCGGTCGGCTGTGTGCGTCGACGTGACAGTCCGGTGTTTCTTCTTCAACACGCTGATATGAGCGGAGAGGGAGGTTCACTGGCCCCGGCGTCCTGCTCGGTATCGGCGAGAAACCGGTCTGAGATCTGCACTTTACACCGCCCTCTCGCTTCCTCACTGCCGTCGAGCTGACACGGAACACGAGGCTGCGACTTCCGGAAGGCtccttcaaaacaaaagcagcagtgaCAAACAGTAGTTAGCCACTAGCCACTGCTAAAGATTAAACTACCCAGGAGTGTGTACATTTACAATGACTTATCCTGACAATTATTATCAATTACTAACCAATTATTGTTTGTCCCATATAATATGTGAAATTAGTGAATAAGGCTGTTCCAAGGAGACATCGTGTCTTTTGTCTGACAAAAGACATACTGGTTGATATAACTTAGAAATTCTCGCAGTTGAAAAGCTGAAACGTCAACAATAACTACACTGTCtataaatcaattaaaataataatgtgagtttttgttgttgctgttattgttgttgtttgacaaTTGGATTAATCGACTTATCATTGCAGCTCTAACTGGTATAAATAACTAACTGGTATAAATTGCCGACCTAATACACAACCTAAGTTCTGCTAACAAGTTGACATATcctaataattaaataatataatgtTACTAGAAGACTGTATTTGGGGGCCATTATGCAGCATTAGTACTTTTAATTGTTAATACTTTAAGTGCATTTTACTGATAATATATCTGTTTATTTTAGTGAATAGTATTTACTTTCATGTGCATTGTATATTTTTACTCTTTTGATGAAGTAAATTGTGTTGCATTCCTGTATATTTGTGCATATTACGGAGTTCTATTCGGACAAGTATTTCCGGCATGATCCCGACTTCCTGTGTTCAACTTGACACAAGCTGtggtccctccccctccttctcctcggccGAGGGAAACCCGTCAGGAAATACCAGCGGCACAAAGACAACGTCACTTCctagaaacttttttttcacaatgaaaTGCGTCatgttttgaaaacaaaaaccctgtgTTTTAAGGTGTTGTGCGTTTCCCACCGCCCTTTGCATCTAAGCTTCACGAGAACACGTATGGAAAAACTGACGAAAGACTCGTTGTAAAGTATAAAACTACAGCAGAGTCATCCCCGCAGCAGATTCACACTCCGCACTGTAGATGTCTCCAGAATCCGTGCACATCATTTCGCAGCATGAACCACAGAAGAAAACAAGCAGGAAATGTTACACTTCAACATGGGAAGTGAACGCAGCTGCCAGCATCAAACACTTGTGATTTCAAAAACCTaactgaatttgaattgaatccATCTTTGctttaaagtgtttttgttggaaaaaggccacagctctgtctgtgtgttcatttgcctaacagagagagagagagagagagagagagacatttcagCACTACAGTCAAAGCAGGTGTGACTCAGTCTGGGATCTCCCATCTGTTATGTTGAAGGAGGATGGACAAGGTGATCAACTGCTTCAAGAAAAGACCAGATGCCGTGGCCAGGCTCATCTGCTTCCCTTGGGCGGGCGGAGGGTCCATACACTATGCCCGCTGGGGGACCGTCCTCAGCTCTGTTGAAGGTAACACACATGGAGCATATTGCACAAGAGTTGCACTTTGCATTGTCACTCAATAGAACTTATAGGGAGCCCTAAGGAAccctttcgggggggggggggttctcaaCAGTGTGGAGGAACCTGTCCAGTACAAAACAGGATCCTCAAGGAACTACTTACAAAGGTTCTTTAGAGAACTGCTTTGTGTGATTTGGGGGTTCCATTTCAAACTGATACAGTCATGTTGTTATCCCTATCATCGACATTGCACAAATATACTCAGTATTCACAATTTCTCAgatgtttgggggaaaaaaagtcgtttttgtcatttttattcttttgtgcaAAAATACCCACTACTTTGCTTAAAAGGAAGGTGAACAATGTCTTCGAAATCATCATGTCTTCCTCAAAGAATCCttcttgaaatgttttaaacacttttatttttttatttttttttacccctcagTGTTTGCCGTCAAACTGCCGGGCAGAGAGAGTCGAGCCAAAGAGCCGTTCTTTCAGAACATGCAGCAGATTGTGGACGAGGTCATTGGCGTGTTGTTACCGGTGCTGAAAGAGAAGCCGTTTGCGCTCTTTGGTCACAGGTATGATGAGAAtacgtttgttttttaaaaatatataaataacaccACATCTGTCTGTTTCATATGAGGATTCTGTTTGAACTTCTCGGTTCTGTCTCGTAGTTTCGGTGCCTTCACGAGTTTCGCTGTGGCAGATGCTCTGAAGAAGCTCCACAACCTTGAACCGGTTCACATCTTCCTGTCGGGTGCCTCTGCACCTTATGTGAGTTCATTTATCCAAATTGACTGTATGTCACCATGCTGTGCTCATCAGTATCAAAGGTAGTTCTTAGCACAtatattagaaataataaaacaacaacagtctaCACAGTCCAGATTTGAGTGTATATTTGAAAACCAGTTTGTTCTTTGACACGTGTCCCACTGATTCTTACGGATTCTGTCCAGCGGTGTTGGTAATATACAAGTTccttgttgtcatttttttttagtcagAGATTCGTGTCAAAGCCCCAAAGAGAAGCGAGTTGTCAGACGACGATTTTCTCAAGTGGTTGATTTCGATTGGAGGAACTCCTCCTGAACTTCTGGCCAACTCTGAAGTCATGAAGCTCTTCCTTCCTGCCCTGAAGGCCGACCTGCACGTCGTGGAGAACTACAGGTGGGCTGACAACTCCTGCTCGTTCCTTATCtcatatttcattattcattttcaacaacGCAAGATTTAGAATGAATGTTGGCAGAAGCGATACGATTTGATGATGTTCCCTGCAGGTGTAACAAGCCAGACAATCCAACCCTGTCCTGCCCAGTCACATGTTTTGACGGAAAAGACGACATTCCTCATGACTTACAAGGTCAGTAAGTTCCCTGCAGTgagggaaaagacaaaacagctgCAAATACATGTCCGACCACAGGCAGTGGctaaaaacatacagtagcaCGCTGTGTGCGCTGAAGGCAGTGAACGAAATGAAACGAGTCTTTGTAAGTTCGCTTCCAGTTCATACTGTGTGTAATTAATgctatctatttattttttattaaaagccTGGAAAGACATCACATCAGGAGATTTCACCACCAGGATGCTCGACGGATCTCATTTTTACCTGAAGGAttctggaaatgaaaaacatatattaGACTACATCACGAATCACCTGGAAACATTAGAAATGGACTATTTCTGATCAAACGTGCACGACTACTGCACAGGGTAGTATGTCTAATGACTTGAATGTTTCTTTTATGAATTCATTATGATGgagtgcaacatttttttctttaaccacGTTTGTGATTAATTTAATTGAAAACATTTAACCTCCTTACCTCACTTCTTTGGCAAGCCTTAACATTACATACAGATTACACGCGTTaccatgttgttgttcttttgatttTAGTTAAAGTCCCAGTCTCTTCCAAAGGAACTCAATCAAAAAGTCAGAATTGGCCCATGTGGTATTGAACCAACAATTACTTAAGCCTAATTTAAGagttatgtgtttttaattgcatATACAATTTCCATCCATTTGCATTAAACAGAGTTTACATAAACTAATAAActaaatttgttttcaaacagATAGGTTTATTGatattaaatacacaaaccaGTATCTTTGGTTATAACTATATTTATCTGGTAATTGTGTATTTTAAACATGTTGGGTTTATTAGAACTGTTACCTGGAATTTCAGTCttcctttttcatttatgtttgacTGACAAATATGCATCACATTAACTTTATCAGTTTGACaactttgaatatttcataaaactGACTGCATGGTTAcagtctttatttttattcatatttttaaatgcatccACTTTGCCACCATGCAAAGTCAGTCCAAGTCTTTTTTATTGGATGT from Scophthalmus maximus strain ysfricsl-2021 chromosome 22, ASM2237912v1, whole genome shotgun sequence includes the following:
- the olah gene encoding S-acyl fatty acid synthase thioesterase, medium chain — translated: MDKVINCFKKRPDAVARLICFPWAGGGSIHYARWGTVLSSVEVFAVKLPGRESRAKEPFFQNMQQIVDEVIGVLLPVLKEKPFALFGHSFGAFTSFAVADALKKLHNLEPVHIFLSGASAPYSEIRVKAPKRSELSDDDFLKWLISIGGTPPELLANSEVMKLFLPALKADLHVVENYRCNKPDNPTLSCPVTCFDGKDDIPHDLQAWKDITSGDFTTRMLDGSHFYLKDSGNEKHILDYITNHLETLEMDYF